The region CACGGTTGTTGCGGTTGAGCATGATGAAAATTTTATGCGTGCTGCCGATTATATTATTGATCTCGGTCCCGATGCCGGTATAGGTGGCGGTTTAAAAATTTTTGAAGGCGGATATGCTGATTTTCTTACCTGTGTTAATTCACGAACCGCTCCTTACCTGTCAAATAAAAAAGGATTTCATATAAAACCGGAAACACGTCCAGTTATTACATCTAAAACATTGAAAATCAGTGAAGCAAGGTTGCATAATCTTCGTAATGTAAGCGCTGATTTCCCGCTTAACGTTATGGTCGGTGTTGCCGGTGTGTCGGGTAGCGGTAAATCAAGTCTTGTATCTGACACCCTTGTTCCACTACTAAAGCAGGCGTTGAAATCGAGATTTGTCAATGATGAAGATGAAATCACACCGTTTGACAACAGCGCGGAATTTCCGATAATTGAAACAAAGTTATCAGGTTATGAAAATATAAAAAAATGTATTGTCATAGATCAAAAGCCAATAGGGCGGTCGAGAACATCCTGCCCGGCTACGTATACAGGGATATTCGACCGTGTTCGCACCATGTTTGCCCGTGAATCGGGAATGCCGGCGGGATTATTTTCTGCAAATTCAGAGGGCGGCTGTCGTGTCTGCCACGGAGAGGGTGTTGTTCACCATTATATCGGTATGGGCAATTTCATCGACATGGACTGTGAAGCTTGCGGCACAACAGGATTTATTCCCGAAGAGTGTGAAACCCTGGTGGACGGAAAGAATATCCGTGACATTCTTAATATGACAGTTGATGAGGCTAAACACTATTTTGAGGGTAAGGATAAAGTTATCTGCGAAATGCTCAGCACTTTGCGGCGTGTTGGTATGGGGTATATAAAGCTTGGGCAGAAAACGCCGACAATATCGGGCGGCGAGAGTCAGCGTATCAAGCTTGCGCGGGAGCTTGTAAAGATACGAAAATCTTCCGATGTGCTGTACATCCTCGATGAACCGACGACCGGACTTTCTTTTTATGACAGTGAGAAGTTAATGGAGCTATTGCAGGAGATAGTCGACGGCGGAGGCAGTGTAATCATCACCGAACATGACCCGTATGTATTATCAAACTGCGACTATATTGTGGAGCTTGGTCCCGGCGGTGGCAGTGACGGCGGATATATCATTGCAACAGGGAGACCGGCTGAACTAAAAGTGAATAGTGAATCCATAATCGGGAGGTATTTGAAATGACTGATCTTATCTACCGCCTTGACGATTATGTCAAACAGAAGCATTACCGACTACTCAACAGTATACTTATATACAAAGGTGATAATATCGCTATTGAGCGATGTTATAATAAATTCACAGAAACAAGCCGAAATAATATAAAATCAATTTGGAAAAGTATCCTTTCCATATGCTGCGGAATTACTATTGACAAGGGGTTTATTAAAAGTGTGGATGAGCCAATATCTACATATTTACCCATCTTTGACGGCAGAAATAATACATATCATTCGCTTATAACAGTGAAACATTTGCTTACCATGACCACCGGAATATATTGGAATGGCGGGGTAAAGTATCACTGCCCGATGATACAGCAGTTTAACCGCACAAAAGACCATCTTGTATATCTTACCGATGTGAAAATGGATGCACTCCCCGGTACAAACTCGGTATATAAGGAATGGGATGTTATACTGCTCTCCGCAGCACTTTCCGCGGCAACAGGCATGAATACATTCGATTTTTGTAACGAGTTTTTGTATAAGCCTCTCGGAATCGAAAGCGGAAGATGGTTTACCTATCCCGATGGGCTTTGTTATAATATCGGCACAACACAGGCTGAACAGGCACAGTCAGACCTTTCTGCCCGTGACCTTGCTAAAATCGGATTGTTACTCAAAAATGGCGGCAAGTGGATCGGAGGACAGATAATATCTGAAGGATATGTAAAAGAAGCGCTCTCTCCCCTCGATCTCACTCACGGACACACCCTGATAAAGCATGGTTACGGCTATTTGTGGTGGATTTATCCTGATGGATACGGTTGCAGCGGCTACGGCGGTCAGCAGATAAAGGTTATTCCCCAACTGGATATTGTATATGTACTTCAGGCTACGGCGCTGAGTTCACACAGAGATTACAACGATGTGGTTAATGAGATCATTGATTTGTTGTAATTTATAATGCATTAAGAAGTAAGATAAACGATGAAATAGAATATAAAAGCTTTGATAGCTTCGTCAGAATCAGAAAGTGATTAAGTTTAACCCTACTTGCGAAATATAAGACTGTTATTAAATATGATATTACAATTATTTAATCCGTAAATTTGTTATCCTTTATTGGAAATGCAAGACATTGCTTAGTAGCGTTTATGACAGCTGCCTATTATGTTTATGTAATCACATAAGAATGATCCTAGAAAGAAGAGGTTTGCCCAAAGCCACCGTTGGCTGTATTGAAAATAACCTCTGGTCTTTATTGTCCAGGGGTTAAATTATACTATGAATTTTTCGAGAACCTGATAAAATCTAACAACAACCTTGAAAATGACCTATTTATAAAAACTTTTAAATATTATGCGAATATTTTCACATAATTATTGCCAATAAGGACTAAGCATAGTATAATATAGCGGAAAACGAGATAGGCATTCCATACGAGTATAATTATGCCGTCTTGTTTAAGAATAAAAATTAAGGTTTTACCGTCGGCGGCGAATGATAAATAATTTTTAATGCCGCGCGGAGAAGGAGAACATTATGTTAGCCAAAAGACCGCCCATGGGCTGGAATTCCTGGAATACTTACGGGCATGATATTTCCGAAAAACTTATTATGGAAACGGCGGACAGCTTTGTTTCTACCGGTCTTAAGGATGCCGGATACGAATATGTCGTAATTGACGACTGCTGGTCCGAAATGGAACGCGACAAAGACGGAAAGCTTGTTGCCGATCATGTAAAATTTCCGCACGGCATGAAGCATCTTGCGGATTATATCCATTCAAAGGGTTTAAAATTCGGAATGTACTCCTGCGCCGGAACAAAGACGTGCGCCGGATATCCGTCCAGCTTTGATCATGAATTTGTGGACGCTAAAACTTTTGCGGAGTGGGGCGTCGATTTCCTTAAATACGATTTTTGTTACAAGCCAGCATATGCCGACGGCCCTCTGCTTTATCGCAGAATGGGAATCGCACTTCGCGAATGCGGCAGGGAAATACTTTTCTCGGCATGCAACTGGGGTTCTGATGAGGTCGGGAAATGGATTCGTTCCTCAGGGGCGCATATGTACCGCTCGACAGGTGATATCAATGACAGCCCGAAATCCTTCAGAGATATCGCGTTCAGTCAGCTTCCGCTTCTCGGATATTCAGCTCCGGGATGTTTCAATGATACTGATATGCTGATAGTAGGAATGCACGGAAATGGAAATGTCGCCTGCGGCGGATGCACGGATGACGAATATAAAATGCATTTCGCTCTTTGGAGCATGATGGCTGCACCGTTGATAATCGGATGCGATGTCAGGAATATGTCAGAAGCAACTGCTTCTCTTTTAAAGAACAAGGAGCTTATCGCAATAAATCAGGATGAGGAAGCAAGACCGGCATATGCCGTCGGCGGAAGAATATCCGATACTCTTATCCTTTTCCGTCTGCTCAGCAACAATGAATACGCCATAGGATTCTTCAATTTCAACAACTGCAATATCAAGCATCCGATTGAATTCTTTGATATAGGCATTTCTATCGGTTCTGGCTACGGTATGGACATAACCGATGTTTTCACCGGCGAAACCTTCAAGGGTGTCTGCGAAAACTTTGCTCCACTGCTTACTCCTCATACCTGTGCCATATACAAAGCAAAAGTCGTAAGTTTATAATTTACATATGACTCTATGCAAAAAATGCGCAAAGGAACTCGAGCACGACGAAATAGCGATATATAAAAGAATGGTCGACCGCGGCGCCTCAGAATTCCTTTGCGTAAAATGCATGGCCGAGTATTTCGGCGTAACGGAAGAACTGATAAGAGAAAAGATTGAGCATTTCCGCAGACAGGGCTGCACTCTTTTCAGCAGCTGAGAATGTTTTGAAAGAATAATATGATAATTCTTATTACCGGTGGAACGCACAGTGGAAAAACTCTCCTGGCTCAAAAACTGCTTGAAAGATATAAATATCCGTATTTATCCATTGATCACCTTAAAATGGGATTGATACGCAGCGGAATATGTATACTTAGTCCGGAAAGCCCGGTTGATGAGCTTACCGCATATTTATGGCCGATAATCCGTGAAATAGTAAAAACCAATATAGAGAATAATCAGAATCATATAATTGAAGGATGTTATATCCCATTTGATTATAAAAAAGATTTTACAGAAGACTATCTGAAGTCAATAAAATTTATATGTATTGTTTTTACCGAAAAATATATAATATCGCATTTTGACGATATAAAAAAGCACGCGTGCGAAATCGAAAGCCGTATTGACGACAGCTGGTGCACTCGCGAAGTTCTTTTGTCTGAAAACAAGAATAATCTGATTATGTGTGAGAAATTCGGGTGTGACCGGATCTTAATCGAAGACACATATAATTTTGATTATAACCCGGAATAGTATTATATCCGGGCGTAGATCAATTATATACGTGAAAGCATCAGTAAAAACGCTCCTGTCCGCATCTGAAATAAATGCAGGCAGGAGCATTTTATAACCACATTGAAATATTTATTTGCTTTTTCCGGTCTTTCCGGTCTTCTTTTTGCTTATCAGAATTGCTGTTAGCGTAATTATGATAATACCGGCTGCTCCGGCAATCCACCATATTGGATTGATATTTTTTGTGTTGTCAGGAACATTGGACACAGCGGGCTTTTCGGGTGTGAA is a window of Oscillospiraceae bacterium DNA encoding:
- a CDS encoding ABC transporter; this encodes MNDLIEIKNARIHNLKGVDVKIPRGKLTVITGVSGSGKSSLAFDTLYEEGRRRYLMFSGMQLTADSVSTFDSISGLSPTVAVEQRIIRQSNPRSTVGTRTSLSAMLAVLFASYGKRESKYDDGMPLAMNMFQKFSPAGMCPKCLGVGKYKKINEEAIYGDTAIAVKDVLEGKLHKIPTWGNRIADYYKHLSVSPDQTLASLTSEQFIALKYGSPKTQFTGVNSYVPVGDHTYASVENPSPRQRLFLYSRIYAEEISCPRCGGSGLGEMATHTTIGGKTIAELENMYISELRDFLVDLTSEQISQLHREIITKLDCIMDVGLHHLSLSRPVPTLSGGEIQRLFLASYIITEMDSIIFVFDEPTIGLHEIEKEKLISIIKRLVERGNTVVAVEHDENFMRAADYIIDLGPDAGIGGGLKIFEGGYADFLTCVNSRTAPYLSNKKGFHIKPETRPVITSKTLKISEARLHNLRNVSADFPLNVMVGVAGVSGSGKSSLVSDTLVPLLKQALKSRFVNDEDEITPFDNSAEFPIIETKLSGYENIKKCIVIDQKPIGRSRTSCPATYTGIFDRVRTMFARESGMPAGLFSANSEGGCRVCHGEGVVHHYIGMGNFIDMDCEACGTTGFIPEECETLVDGKNIRDILNMTVDEAKHYFEGKDKVICEMLSTLRRVGMGYIKLGQKTPTISGGESQRIKLARELVKIRKSSDVLYILDEPTTGLSFYDSEKLMELLQEIVDGGGSVIITEHDPYVLSNCDYIVELGPGGGSDGGYIIATGRPAELKVNSESIIGRYLK
- a CDS encoding serine hydrolase, with product MTDLIYRLDDYVKQKHYRLLNSILIYKGDNIAIERCYNKFTETSRNNIKSIWKSILSICCGITIDKGFIKSVDEPISTYLPIFDGRNNTYHSLITVKHLLTMTTGIYWNGGVKYHCPMIQQFNRTKDHLVYLTDVKMDALPGTNSVYKEWDVILLSAALSAATGMNTFDFCNEFLYKPLGIESGRWFTYPDGLCYNIGTTQAEQAQSDLSARDLAKIGLLLKNGGKWIGGQIISEGYVKEALSPLDLTHGHTLIKHGYGYLWWIYPDGYGCSGYGGQQIKVIPQLDIVYVLQATALSSHRDYNDVVNEIIDLL
- a CDS encoding alpha-galactosidase gives rise to the protein MLAKRPPMGWNSWNTYGHDISEKLIMETADSFVSTGLKDAGYEYVVIDDCWSEMERDKDGKLVADHVKFPHGMKHLADYIHSKGLKFGMYSCAGTKTCAGYPSSFDHEFVDAKTFAEWGVDFLKYDFCYKPAYADGPLLYRRMGIALRECGREILFSACNWGSDEVGKWIRSSGAHMYRSTGDINDSPKSFRDIAFSQLPLLGYSAPGCFNDTDMLIVGMHGNGNVACGGCTDDEYKMHFALWSMMAAPLIIGCDVRNMSEATASLLKNKELIAINQDEEARPAYAVGGRISDTLILFRLLSNNEYAIGFFNFNNCNIKHPIEFFDIGISIGSGYGMDITDVFTGETFKGVCENFAPLLTPHTCAIYKAKVVSL
- a CDS encoding adenylate kinase, translating into MIILITGGTHSGKTLLAQKLLERYKYPYLSIDHLKMGLIRSGICILSPESPVDELTAYLWPIIREIVKTNIENNQNHIIEGCYIPFDYKKDFTEDYLKSIKFICIVFTEKYIISHFDDIKKHACEIESRIDDSWCTREVLLSENKNNLIMCEKFGCDRILIEDTYNFDYNPE